A segment of the Lolium perenne isolate Kyuss_39 chromosome 3, Kyuss_2.0, whole genome shotgun sequence genome:
aaacgtgacAAATCTCACAAGCTATATTTAGAAGATCTTCTTTACCTCAGAACCATTTCAGCACATTAGCACATCAAACCAGAGATAGCCATCCTATGGATGGTGCAACATGTCAGCTTCATCACCTTCGTAAATCGCTGTGCCAAGAAGCATAACAAGTCAGACAATTCACAGTTTTGAGGAAAAGACAAATGGATACAAGAAGAAGCATTTAGTCAGTTACATAGATGCGCCGCCAAATAAAACTTGAGCCAAACAACCCACTTTTTAAATCATACTTTATAGATGATTTATATTTCACCTTTGAAAATAGAAATTGAAACAAAACTACAACTGTTATAAAATGCAAGTCATATTGCTGAAAGTATTATAGTTAGCTACCTCATAATGACGAATTTAGCTGATAAGAAAAAAAACAAGACTCTGAAAGAATTACAACATGGCGAAGCTAATAAACTCCAGCAATAAAAGACCTTGGGAATTCGATTTAAAATACACGGAGCttaatttaagagaagaaaaaccaTTAATCTTTCAGGTTCTTCGACTTCATCAAGTGACAGGGAAAACAATTATTACAGAGGGTATGGATTCAGTGAAAGTAGAAAGACTAGAGCCGATACAAGTAATGGATAAAATAATACAACTAGCAATGAGATTCCAAACATACCAAACCAAGTTATTAATTGACATTTGATTTTATATCTTTACTTATTTGGCATTTGACTTAGATCTACCATGAATAATACAGCTAATAATAACATATAAGAGTACGTTTGATTGTCTAGCAAATCGACAATTGTTGATTAAGCTTAAGTTGTTAGTGACTTGAGAAGCACAATGAAGGTATCCGAGCAATCATGCACAAAACATAACCACACTAGGTTAAGCCTACAATATAAGGACTAAAGATGAGCAATCACCTGGTGTATAGAAACTCTTGAAAGGATAGTAGGGATTGACACAACTGGTTTCATGAAGTTTCCTGGACTGCATCAACTTAAGTTGAACCCCATAGACATTGGGTCTCACATACACAAATATTTCATCAGTATCCTCATCATACCCGAGCAGCCATCCCAACACTTCACTAATCTGAGAAGGGAGTCCTAGAAATGTATGCATGTCAATGGTCTTCGGAAGCAGCCATGTGGCAACACCATGACCATTGACGTTCCCCTGCCACATTTGGAAGCTAGGATAAGACAATATGGCGTAGACAATAGTGCCATCCTCAGCCTGGATGATCCGACGGTTTCGATAGTAGGTACCATCTGTAACGGGAGGCACACTAATCGCAGCTAGGATGTGCTTATCCAAATCAAATTTAAGCATGAGATCACTCACGGATAACCAGTAGACTGCGCTACCGATAAGTGTCGGAGGAACACCGGTATCACTAAACTGACCTGGAGCCTCTGCTGACATGGGATTGCTCCATATGCGAGTCTCCGAAGAGTAAACACAGGCGAGGGGTTGATCATCACTTGTAGCCGTGGACACCAAGACCACCTTGAAGGGGTTTGGGTGGCCATGGTCACCAGCAGCACAGAGCACCGCCCCTCCGAGGTTGTCCATCTTTAACTCGGACGGAACAGCCAAGCAGCGGTGGTGGCCGGTGATGGGGTCGCACACAACAACCTGATTCTGGTTCAGGTCTTTGACAAGGACGAGACCGTGGCGGGAATCGAGCAAATCGTAATGCCAGCGCTGGCTGTAGCGTCCAAGGTCCAATCGCTGGGAAGGGATGCACTCAGGAGGGttcagtaagggtttgaacacgaTCCGCGTGGTGCCCAACTCGAATATGCCGAGAAGTGGGGGCTTCCCGTGGTGATCGCGGAACTGGCGGTGGAACTTGGGGTCGGTGACGAGTCCCAGCCAACGCGTGCAGACCGCGGAGGCGCGGGGTAGGGAGGACGGCTGCGGGGGAAGACGGCGCAGGATCTCCCGCAGCAAATCGTCGACGTCCGGCAGGGATGCAGACTCACCGGCGAGGTGGCGCGGCGGCTCGCGTGGATTTGGGGATGAAGACGCGGGCTGCTGCGGCGGGCCATTCGGCCGCCGTCCTCTATCGCCTGGATCTGGGGATACAGGGGCGGGCTacggcggcgggggcggcggcggcggcgtggatcTGGGGCCATTCGGCCGCCGTCCTCTATCGCCTGGATCTGGGGATACAGGGGCGggctacggcggcggcggcgtggattTGGGGCCATTCGGGCGCCCTCCATCGGCTGGATTTGGGGCTGGAGACGGCTAGAGCCTAGAGGGCACAAGGGAAAGTGGGATTTGCGCTTGCTGTCGGCGAGGGTTTCGTGGCTTGGAGCTATCGAGTTCAGTTTGTTCACACTAACTCTACAGGCTATACGCGAGATGGGttggttagagcatctctaagcGTGCGTTTGGTTGGTGACTTGAGAGGGATGGgatggatcatccagattttttGGGGATGGGATGGTTCATATTAGGTGATCCCATATTCTGTTTGGTTTGAAGATCTGAGTGGGATGAGATGAAGTGTATTTATGTTAGGATACTAATAACAATTCATTAAAAAATTCATCTTCATGAGCCGCCTGTCGAGCTCACGCACCGACGATGCTGCTCCTTCATACCAACGAGCCGCCGCCGGGCCGTGCGCAACCACCGCCGCCGGGCCGTGCGCGTCTGCCGCCGTCGCCCGACCGTGCGCAGCTCGCCGTCGGCCGTGCTCACCTGGCCGCTCGCACATGGCCCAGGCTGCCCCGGCCAGGGTTGAatcgccgcgccgcctagggccgaggccgccgcgcgccgccagtGGCGCCGCGATTGCCCAGGGCCGAGACCGCCGCGCCGCCGTGCCGCCGCGCGCCGCTCAGCCGCCGCGCTTGCCTGTGGCCGAGACCGCCGCGCCGCCAAAGCCGCCGCGCCTGCCTAGGGCCGAGACCGCCGCGCTCGCCCAGGTCGCCGCTCTCGCCGTCGGCGACGTCGCCGATGCTTTCTCTGTCCACTGCAGGCAAGCCGGAGGTGGGCAAGACGTGGTGCGCAATCAGAGAGGAGGGAGATGGATTAAGCAACGGTCCACGTTTTTAGGAAAAGATGGATTGGGAAGTTCGGTCGATTTGGAGGGACGGGTTGATTCATGATTTTCAAGAAATATTCCTTTATGGGGATGGTCCCATCCAACTTAATCTGTAACCAAACATATCAAGAAAGAGGATCATCCCATCCCATCCATGTTTTGGTCCAGAACCAAACACACGCTAACAGCCTGTAAATCACACGGAACCGTATTTTTCCGACGATTTACGGTTTCGGGTCGAAAGTGACGCAGAATAGAGACTGAACTCGCTGCGTGGCTTGAAATTTTTTCTCAGAGCCCCGGAAAATTTCACACTCGGCCCGTACTAATACAGACCGAAGGGCGGTTTACAGGCCAAAACTGAATGGAATTCTTCAGGGCCGCCCTCCGTACAACCGACTCTAACCACCAATTTCTAGCTGCTCTGCTAAAATTGTGCAACCAGGCTAAGCTCACCGCTGCAGGCTGGACGTCCGGTGGGCGTGCACGGCAAGCCATGGCGCGAGGCGGTGGCGGGCAGTAGCGGCCAGCATCTAGCAGCGGCAGAGCTCCACGCAGCGGCCGGAACAGCAGCTAGGAGCGGCCGAACAGCAGGTAGCACGTCCTAGCTCCACACGAGCTAGAAGCTAGCAGCAGGCGTGCGGCACGGTGGCCTGGTGGCCTGGTTGCATGCGCAGCAACGCGCAGCAGCATCACGCGGCCGCGTCCGGCCGCGCTGCCTGCTCCTGCGTCCAATCGGCTCCTCCCGCGCTCGGCTCTTTCGTGTGCGCGATCGTCCTCGCCTAATCCCCAAGCTCGCGGCTGCAACCAGGGGCGCAGGCGGCGGCCGCATGGAAAGATCTATGCAGCGTCGCAGATAGTTCTTGCGAAGAAGATAATGACTTTTCGAATATTTCGTTTTCGGTTTTAGTTTACGGGGTCTGTTCTGCGCCAGCCGTTTTGTGACCCGTAAACACGTTTTCGGAAGATTGAACTCGAGTTTTTGGGTTTGCACTTTTACGGGCTCTGCTAAAGATGCTCTTAGAGTATCTCTAGTAGAGCCCGAAAAACGCAAACCGAAAAGCGCGAGTTCAGTTCACCGAAAACGCGAGTTCTGATGAAATTCGCAGTGGCGCAGAATAGAACACGTAAAATGGAACTGAAAACAGGAATTCAAATTGGCGCGGGTAATTTTAGGCATGATCATAGTTTATAGATGAAATAGAATGCTCCGATTGAGCATCGATACTTACATAGTCCGTGCAATTGACATTACTACTGGTACACCGGCAACCTAACCTAGCTAATAAGCAAAATGCGGCCTACTTCGATCTATGGCGCGCGCGGTGGTGCCGGTGCTGGCGGAGATGGTCGGCGGCGTGAAGTATTCACGCGTCCTCCTTGTCAAGCTCGACTATTTCGAACTTGACCTTGCGGACGCGGGCCTCCCGGCGGGCCGCCTCGTACTCACGTACCTGGCGGACGTCGTCGGCCTCCTCCTGGCGGAAGCGCGCCCTCGCCTCCGCCTCGCTAATGGCGAAGGTCTGCGCCATCACCGCATCCTCCTTGTCGTTGTCGTGGACGTAGTCCCTGGCGGAGAAGGTTGGCGAACGAGCGGGGACGAGGTTTTCCTCCTCGATGCTCGCCGCCACGGGCAGCCGCGGTGTGCGGCTCGACTGCCCGTAGGAGGAtccctgatgcgtgtagttgacacgtccgttgggaaccccaagaggaaggtgtgatgcgcacagcggcaagtttccctcagtaagaaaccaaggtttaatcgaaccagtaggagtcaagaagcacgttgaaggttgatggcggcgggatgtagtgcggcgcaacaccagagattccggcgccaacgtggaacctgcacaacacaaaccaagtactttgcgccaacgaaacagcgaggttgtcaatctcaccggcttgctgtaacaaaggattagatgtatagtgtggatgatgattgtttgcgtaaaacaagagaacaaagattgcaaagagattgtatttcagtatagagaattggaccggggtccaccgttcactagaggtgtctctcccataagataaacagcatgttgggtgaacaaattacagttgggcaattgacaaatagagagggcatgaccatgcacatacatattatgatgagtactgtgagatttaattgggcattacgacaaagtacatagaccgctatccagcatgcatctatgcctaaaaagtccaccttcaggttatcatccgaaccccctccagtattaagttgaaaacaacagacaattgcattaagtattgcgtaatgtaatcaagtaactacatcctcgaacatagcaccaatgttttatccctaatggcaacaaagacatccataatcttagagatttctcgtcacttccctgcattcacggagacatgaacccactatcgagcataaatactccctcttggagttacaagtatttacttggccagagcatctactagtaacggagagcatgcaagatcataaacaacacatagatataaattgataatcaatataacaagtattctctattcatcggatcccaacaaacgcaacatatagaattacagatagatgatcttgatcatgttcggcagctcacaagacccgacaattaagcacaatggggagaagacaaccatctagctactgctatggacccatagtccaggggtagactactcacacatcactccggagacgaccatggcggcgtagagtcctccgggagatgaatcccctctccggcagggtgccggaggcgatctcctgaatcccccgagatgggattggcggcggcggcgtctccgggaaggttttccgtatcgtggctctcgatgaccgggggtttcgcgacggaggctatttgtaggcggaagggcaggtaaagaggcggcacgaggggcccacaccataggtcggcgcggccagggcctgggccgcgccgccctagggtgtggccacctcgtggccccacttcgtctcctcttcggtcttctggaagcttcgtggcaaaataggaccctgggcgttgatttcgtccaattccgagaatatttcgttactaggatttctgaaaccaaaaacagcagaaaacaaagaatcggctcttcggcatcttgttaataggttagttccagaaaatgcacgaatatgacataaagtgtgcataaaacatgtagatatcatcaataatgtggcatggaacataagaaattatcgatacgtcggagacgtattagcatccccaagcttagttcctgctcgtcccgagcaggtaaacgataaacaaagataatttctggagtgacatgccatcataaccttgatcatactatttgtaagcatatgtagtgaatgcagcgatcaaaacaatgtatatgacatgagtaaacaaatgaatcatatagcaaagacttttcatgaatagtacttcaagacaagcatcaataagtcttgcataagagttaactcataaagcaataattcatagtagaagcattgaagcaacacaaaggaagattaagtttcagcggttgctttcaacttgtaacatgtatatttcatggatattgtcaacatagagtaatataataagtgcaatatgcaagtatgtaggaatcaatgcaaagttcacacaagtgtttgcttcttgaggtggagagaaataggtgaactgactcaacataaaagtaaaagaaaggtccttcaaagaggaaagcatcgattgctatatttgtgttagagctttgattttgaaaacaagaaacaattttgtcaacggtagtaataaagcatatgtatcatgtaaattatatcttacaagttgcaagcctcatgcatagtatactaatagtgcccgcaccttgtcctaattagcttggactaccggatcatcgcaatacacatgttttaaccaagtgtcacaatggggtacctccatgccgcctgtacaaaggtctaaggagaaagctcgcattttggatttctcgcttttgattattctcaacttagacatccataccgggacaacatggacaacagataatggactcctctttaatgcataagcatgtggcaacaattattattctcatatgagattgaggatatatgtccaaaactgaaacttccaccatgaatcatggctttagttagcggcccaatgttcttctctaataatatgcatgcttaaccataaggtggtagatctctcttacttcagacaagacggacatgcatagcaactcacatgatattcaacaaagaatagttgatggcgtccccagaaacatggttatcgcacaacaagcaacttaataagagataaagtgcataagtacatattcaataccacaatagtttttaagctatttgttccatgagctatatattgtaaaggtgaatgatggaattttaaaggtagcactcaagcaatatactttggaatgacggagaaataccatgtagtaggtaggtatggtggacacaaatggcatagtggttggctcaagtattttggatgcatgagaagtattccctctcgatacaaggtttaggctagcaaggcttatttgaaacaaacacaaggatgaacggtgcagcaaaactcacataaaagacatattgtaaacattataagaatctacaccgtcttccttgttgttcaaaactcaatactacaaattatctagactttagagagaccaaatatgcaaaccaaatttagcaagctctatgtgtttcttcattaatgggtgcaaagtatatgatgcaagagcttaatcatgagcacaacaattgccaagtatcaaattattcaagacattttagaattactacatgtagcattttccaattccaaccatataacaatttaacgaagaagaaacttcgccatgaatactatgagtaaagcctaaggacatacttatccatatgctacaacggagcgtgtctctctcccacacaaggaatgctaggatccattttattcaaacaaaacaaaaacaaaccgacgctccaagcaaagcatataagatgtgacggaataaaaatatagtttcaggggaggaacctgataatgttgtcgatgaagaaggggatgccttgggcatccccaagcttagacgcttgagtcttcttagaatatgcaggggtgaac
Coding sequences within it:
- the LOC127339853 gene encoding uncharacterized protein isoform X2, which produces MDNLGGAVLCAAGDHGHPNPFKVVLVSTATSDDQPLACVYSSETRIWSNPMSAEAPGQFSDTGVPPTLIGSAVYWLSVSDLMLKFDLDKHILAAISVPPVTDGTYYRNRRIIQAEDGTIVYAILSYPSFQMWQGNVNGHGVATWLLPKTIDMHTFLGLPSQISEVLGWLLGYDEDTDEIFVYVRPNVYGVQLKLMQSRKLHETSCVNPYYPFKSFYTPEIHEGGEADMLHDP
- the LOC127339853 gene encoding uncharacterized protein isoform X1: MDNLGGAVLCAAGDHGHPNPFKVVLVSTATSDDQPLACVYSSETRIWSNPMSAEAPGQFSDTGVPPTLIGSAVYWLSVSDLMLKFDLDKHILAAISVPPVTDGTYYRNRRIIQAEDGTIVYAILSYPSFQMWQGNVNGHGVATWLLPKTIDMHTFLGLPSQISEVLGWLLGYDEDTDEIFVYVRPNVYGVQLKLMQSRKLHETSCVNPYYPFKSFYTPAIYEGDEADMLHHP